The Leptospira andrefontaineae genome has a segment encoding these proteins:
- a CDS encoding ubiquinone/menaquinone biosynthesis methyltransferase: MASFQMPSSDTKADFVRVNFNRIASKYDRFNDCSSFFLHRSWKNRLVEEIETETKGPIRVLDLCCGTGDISVRLERSQRVESLLSLDFSENMLEVAKTRLEKPINQGRVKIEWGDATNLSQIKTESLDAVSIGFGLRNVNDLDRALSEIYRVLKPGGVFANLDVGKVKNPFIKAFADFYFFRIVPLFGYILWGGKNEMFDYLPVSSLYYPGQEGLKSKLEQTGFEKVRYTNFVFGNSVLHIGKKPNRP; this comes from the coding sequence ATGGCCTCTTTTCAAATGCCTTCTTCAGATACGAAGGCGGATTTCGTTCGAGTAAATTTCAACAGGATCGCTTCCAAGTACGATCGTTTCAACGATTGTAGTAGCTTCTTCTTACATAGATCTTGGAAGAATAGACTAGTAGAAGAGATTGAAACTGAAACCAAGGGGCCAATCCGAGTTTTAGATCTATGCTGCGGGACTGGAGATATCTCCGTTCGTCTGGAACGGTCCCAGAGAGTGGAATCCTTACTGAGTCTGGACTTCTCCGAAAACATGTTAGAAGTCGCAAAGACAAGGTTAGAAAAACCGATCAACCAAGGCAGAGTAAAAATAGAATGGGGAGATGCCACCAATCTTTCTCAAATCAAAACTGAAAGCCTAGATGCGGTCAGCATTGGATTCGGTTTAAGAAATGTGAACGATCTAGATAGGGCGTTATCAGAAATTTATAGAGTCCTCAAACCTGGTGGTGTATTCGCGAATCTTGACGTAGGAAAGGTTAAAAATCCTTTTATAAAAGCATTCGCTGATTTTTATTTTTTCAGGATCGTTCCTCTTTTCGGTTATATACTCTGGGGAGGCAAAAACGAAATGTTCGATTACCTACCGGTTTCTTCTCTTTACTATCCGGGCCAAGAAGGTTTAAAATCCAAATTAGAACAAACAGGCTTTGAGAAAGTCAGATATACCAATTTCGTATTCGGGAATAGTGTTCTTCATATAGGAAAAAAACCTAATAGACCGTAG
- a CDS encoding LruC domain-containing protein, protein MKKFLALAIIAGFVYNCGHKKNGLLLPFFFLGSQHTATGGVPGNSGSPGVVFVPGDGSGNPVTPPADNTNNSGGSTTTPSDSNSNPSDSSNTSGSSSGSAGSSNDSNSGNSGSSSSPSDTANNNSGSSNGSSNSGSSDSGSSSSSNSGDNTSSNSGSSSDSGNNTASSGNSNSNNSSSGSSSSSGDSTASNGSSNSGNSGSSSNNTSTDSNSGSGSNSGSGDSSGTPTVVVVVVEDPKGEPTFNYNTTINIPLNLTVLDKKSNVVSGATVLVYDENNNILFQGVSDSSGKVTGTLTVPTSVGNITIDISIGGESITQYISLDSVLGINRTIRYEINLPSTQIVDTDGDGVPDDTDIYPNDATRSTEVSYPAEGVFTVAYEDLYPSAGDADLNDYVIQFKNKEDLNSAGKIVRLKGTYQHVAKGAGYRHQLFIKLPVDVGASVTYKLTQADGKVEVATNTVNVTAANLKSGYQIFDDSNKTIRGQNVHPGDVFKAGFIATVEIVFNAPVERAKLGSFPYDLYAYVINTKQEIHFPGLYKNNNGTDKYLDSTGFPWAILVPGAWKYPYEKYDIRKASESGYSEFNLWVSSGGKEYKTWYYDVTNESKVFPVPTDSNLLGYLFLSVKKFAIFYAMGLVIAGGIAVYFLRKKQSLVV, encoded by the coding sequence ATGAAAAAGTTCCTAGCCTTGGCAATAATTGCCGGGTTCGTTTATAACTGTGGCCATAAGAAAAACGGCCTATTACTACCGTTTTTTTTCCTAGGTAGCCAGCACACTGCAACCGGAGGAGTTCCGGGAAACAGCGGTAGCCCCGGAGTAGTATTTGTTCCAGGAGATGGTTCCGGAAATCCAGTAACCCCTCCTGCAGATAATACAAATAATAGCGGTGGTTCCACTACTACCCCATCTGATTCTAATTCGAATCCATCAGATTCTTCTAATACATCCGGATCTTCTTCCGGAAGTGCAGGAAGTTCTAATGATTCCAATTCAGGAAATTCCGGGTCTAGTTCTTCTCCTTCCGATACTGCAAATAATAACAGTGGCTCTTCTAATGGAAGTAGCAATTCCGGATCTTCCGATTCAGGTTCAAGTTCTTCTTCTAACTCAGGAGATAATACTTCTTCCAATTCGGGATCTTCTTCTGATTCCGGAAACAATACCGCGTCCAGTGGTAATTCCAATTCTAATAATTCTTCTAGCGGTTCTTCAAGTTCCTCTGGGGATTCAACTGCATCCAACGGGTCCTCTAATAGTGGAAACTCGGGATCTTCTTCTAATAACACAAGTACTGATTCCAATTCAGGAAGTGGTTCCAATAGTGGATCTGGAGATTCTTCCGGAACTCCTACAGTGGTTGTAGTTGTGGTAGAAGATCCGAAAGGAGAACCTACTTTTAACTATAATACTACGATCAATATTCCGTTAAACCTTACCGTATTGGATAAGAAATCCAATGTGGTTTCTGGAGCTACTGTTCTAGTATATGATGAGAATAATAACATACTATTCCAAGGTGTTTCCGATTCTTCCGGTAAAGTAACTGGAACATTAACCGTTCCAACTTCCGTGGGAAATATCACTATCGATATCTCGATCGGTGGAGAATCTATTACTCAATATATCAGCTTAGATTCAGTTCTTGGTATTAACAGAACAATCCGATATGAGATCAATCTTCCAAGCACTCAAATTGTAGATACCGATGGAGACGGAGTTCCTGACGATACCGACATTTATCCGAACGATGCTACTCGTTCTACAGAGGTCTCTTACCCTGCTGAGGGAGTATTCACTGTAGCTTACGAAGATCTTTATCCTTCTGCCGGTGATGCAGATTTAAACGATTATGTAATCCAATTCAAAAATAAAGAGGATCTAAACTCAGCTGGAAAGATCGTAAGACTGAAAGGAACCTACCAACACGTAGCAAAGGGTGCCGGTTACAGACACCAATTGTTTATCAAATTACCTGTGGATGTAGGCGCTTCAGTAACTTATAAACTGACACAAGCAGATGGAAAAGTAGAAGTTGCAACGAACACTGTAAATGTAACTGCTGCGAATCTAAAATCAGGTTACCAAATCTTCGATGATTCCAACAAAACGATTCGAGGACAGAATGTTCACCCTGGTGATGTATTCAAGGCTGGATTTATTGCAACGGTAGAGATCGTATTCAACGCTCCTGTAGAAAGAGCTAAACTGGGATCCTTCCCTTACGATCTATATGCATATGTGATCAACACAAAACAAGAGATCCATTTCCCTGGATTGTATAAGAATAATAATGGAACAGATAAGTATCTGGACAGCACTGGATTCCCTTGGGCGATCTTAGTTCCGGGAGCTTGGAAGTATCCGTATGAGAAATACGATATCAGAAAAGCTTCTGAGTCCGGATATTCAGAATTCAATCTCTGGGTGTCTTCCGGTGGAAAAGAATACAAAACTTGGTACTATGATGTGACAAATGAGTCCAAGGTGTTCCCTGTTCCAACCGATAGTAACCTACTCGGTTACCTATTTCTCTCCGTGAAAAAATTTGCGATCTTCTATGCGATGGGATTAGTCATCGCAGGTGGAATTGCAGTTTATTTCTTGAGAAAAAAACAAAGTTTAGTCGTGTAG